The Spirosoma sp. SC4-14 DNA window TTGTTTACCGGCTGGTGCAGGAGTTGCTCAACAATGCCATCAAACATGCCGACGCTACCGATATTCAACTTAGTCTGAGTCAGCAAAATGATCGGCTAATGCTGCTCTATACCGACAATGGTAAAGGGTTTAATTATGAGCAGGCTTACCAGAAACGGAGCCTGGGGCTGAAAAATATTGAAACGCGTGCGCAGATGCTTCGCGGAACGGTGGTGTTCGATACACAACCGGGGCAGGGCTTACGCGTAACGGCTATTATTCCCGTAAAAAATTAACTATGAGTCTGATTAAAGTAGCTATTGCCGACGATCAGGTATTGTTCCGAAAAGGTATGATGGCCATTGTCGATACCTTCGACGGAATGGCCATTACGCTCGAAGCCGACAATGGCCGTATGCTACTCGATGCACTGGCAACGGTCGATCCGTTGCCCGATGTGGTGCTGCTCGACCTGTCGATGCCGGAGCTAAATGGCGTCGAAACCACCAAACTTATTCATAAAGACTACCCGACGCTGAAAATCATTATTCTGTCAGTATATGGCGAAGATCGCTTCGTAACACATCTGATGGATTTGGGCGTTAATGCGTATCTATTTAAAAACGCCGAACCGCTCGAAGTCGAACGGGCGATTCGGGCGGTGATCGAAACCGACTTTTATTTCAACGAAGCCTTTCTATCGGCGCTTAAAAACCGAATGCTCGTAAAAAAGCCCCGCCGGTTGCTTACCGACGACTTACCGGCTACGCTGACGGCCCGCGAAATTGAGGTACTGAATCTGATCTGCAAACAACTGACGGCTCCCGAAATTGCCGAACGCTTGAGCGTGAGTATCCGAACGGTAGACGGGCACCGGGCCAACCTGCTCGAAAAAACCAACTCCCGCAACACGGCCGGATTGGTGTTGTTCGCGATCAAGAATCGCCTACTCGACCCGGCCGATCTGCTCTGACATACTGGTTGAATGATTGAATGATTGAATTGTTGAATGATTCGCTGTAATTCAACAATTCAACAATTCAACAATTCAACAATTCAACAATTCAATCATTCAATCATTCAACAATTCAACAATTCAACAATTCAACAATTCAACAATTCAACAATTCAACAATTCAATCATTCAATCATTCAATCATTCAATCTTCTATTTGCTGATTACGTTCGTCGTTGAGCTGATCGTTCAGATTCAGGGCGGCACTGATCAGGCCCAGATGCGTGAATGCCTGCGGAAAATTGCCCAGATGTTCGCCACAAAAGCCCAGTTGTTCGGCATAAAGGCCAAGGTGATTGGCATAGCCCAGCATCTTCTCAAAATACAACCGGGCTTTATATAATTGCCCCGAACGCGACAGGCACTCGACGTACCAGAACGTACACATCGAAAAAGTACCTTCTCCCCCTTTTAGGCCATCAATTTTTGAGTCGGGGCGATACCGATAAACGAGCGAGTCGGATACGAGTTGTTCTTCAATCTGTTTCAGTGTAGAAAGCCAGCGAGGATCTTTGGGGCTAATGAATCGGACCAGCGGCATCAGCAGTGTGGCTGCATCGACTGTTTCGGCTCCTTTATATTGCACAAAAGCCTGAAGTTTTTCATTCCAGAAATCATGATGAATCGACTGGAAAATGTCATCGCGTACATCCACCCATAGCGGAGGTAACGGGTAGGAATGCATATTGCCAATTTTTATGGCCCGGTCGATGGCTACCCAGCACATAAGCCGGGAGTAAATAAATTCACGTTGCCCGCCCCGTACTTCCCAAATGCCCTGATCGGGACGCTGCCAGTTGTCGCAAACCCACTCGACCTGGTGGCAAATCGCCTGCCAGAAGCTATACGAAATACGCTCGCCATACTTATCGTACAGATAGATGGAGTCGAGTAGTTCGCCATAAATATCGAGCTGAACCTGCTTATGAGCTGCATTGCCAATCCTGACCGGCGAAGACCCTTTGTAGCCTTTCAGTGAGGACAGCTCAATTTCCTGGAGGTCTTTCTGACCATCGATGGTGTACATCAGTCTCAACAGGCCGGCCTGATTGATGTCGTTGCACTGACGTTCAACCCAGGCCATAAACTGACCGGCTTCTTTCAGATAGCCTAGCCGAATCAGCGTGTAGACCGTGAAAGAAGCATCCCTGATCCAGGTATAGCGATAATCCCAGTTGCGGCTTCCACCAATTTCTTCGGGCAGGCTGAAGGTAGGTGCTGCTACGGGAGCGCCATATTCGGAGGAAGTCATGAGCTTCAGCACCAGGGCCGATCGGTGGACAACCTCCATCCAGCGCCCTCGATAGGTGGACTGATCGATCCAGTTTTTCCAGTAGGTGACCGTTTCTTCCAGCCGCTTTTCAACAAATTTGTCGAGGTTGTCGAGTGGTGTATTGGTTTCGGTAACCAACTCCAGAGAGAAATCGGCGTGTTCGTTGCTGGCCAGGGTAAACTCGGCATACCCATCGCCATCCTGTAATGTAAGGGGTACGGTGCTCACCAGACGAAGAACCGTTTTGTCGTCGCCGTTGCTACGAAAAATCAGTTCGTGCGAATGGTGTTCGGTTTTATGAGTGCTGCGGGCATAATTAAACCGGGGTATACAGCGCATTCGATAGGTTAGTTTCCCCCGCACAGTTGTGATGCGCCGGATAATGGCATTGCCCGGATATTCGCTTTCGACGGGCATAAAGTCGGTTAGTTCGCCCACTCCTTCCGACGATAGGAAGCGGGTGAGCAGCACATTTGTATCGGGCAAATACAACTGCTTGTTTTTGACCGACTCCGAAACCGGATAAATCTGAAAACATCCCCCTTTCTGGTCATCGAGCAGAGCGGCAAAAACAGATGGCGAGTCAAAACGCGGAAAGCACAAATGATCGATGGAGCCTTTCATACTCACTAAGGCAACCGTGTTCAGATCGCCAATAATACCATAATCTTCGATGGGGGAATAAGCCATATAATGCTCAGAATTAGATGTTAGAGGTTAGATACTGGTCACTGGATGCTGAATGTTAGATACTGCAATGCAGCAGTTCGGCATTTGATGTCCGGCGTCCGGTATCTTTCTGTAACTATTTGTAGCGCTTCCGGTTTGACATCAGACAAGATACTTACATTATAATGACAACCCGTCTTCGTGAATATTGGCAGCTTTTACGGGAATCGCTCTGGTTTGTACCAGCTCTGTTGGTTTTCGGTTCGTTCGGATTAGCCTACGCACTTATCCAGTTTGACGCCCATACGGCCTGGCAGGGGCAAAAACAGTTTCCCTTATTATTTGGCACAGGTGCCGAAGGTTCACGGGGTATGCTAACCGCCATTGCCAGTTCTATGCTTACAGTGGCAGCTCTGGCTTTTTCACTGACGCTGGCAACCATTACCCAGGTGAGTAGTCAGTATTCGCCAAGGGTACTGCGAAATTTTATGCGCGACCGGATCAACCAGGTCGTAATGGGTTATTTCATTGCCGTTTTTACCTACTGCCTGGTTGTTTTGGGCACAATTCGGGGCACCGACGAACAGAAGTTTGTTCCGGCAACGGCGGTGCTGGTTGGCCTGGTGCTGGCGCTGGGGGGCGTGGCGGCTCTCATCTTTTTTATTCATCACATTGCCGAGTCGCTTCAGACTGGAACCATCGTTCAGCATATTTTCTATGAAACCACAAACGCCATTGAAAAAATGTTTCCCGACCGTTTTGGCGAACCAATCGACGATCCCCGTAAAGCCGAAGCGGCCTTGCGCTATGCCGATGAACAAACTGGTTGGGAGCCCGTCCTGAGTCATCAGGTCGGTTATTTGCAACAAATCAATACCGATGGGTTGCTCAACTGGGCGAAAAAACACCAGGTTGTGCTGCGCATTGAGGAGCCAATGGGCGCTTTTGTGGGCGAAGGAACCGTGTTGTTTAGCGTTCGCAGCGATATGGAACGCCCCGATCCGGCCGAAGCCGATTGGCCCGACGATCTGGTAAGTTATGTGAGTATTGGCCGTCATCGCAATATTGAGCAGGATATTGGATTTGGCATTCAGCAACTGGTCGATATTGCCCTGAAAGCACTTTCGCCCGGCATCAACGATACCACCACAGCCATCATGGCAGTCGACTATCTGGGTGCTATTGGGGAGCTACTGGCCCGGCGCGAATTTCCGGCCCGTCTTCGTTCCGATGGGCAACATTTGCGGGTACTGGTCCGGGCCACCGATTTCAATAAATACATGCGGTTGATGTTCGATTTGACACGCATCAATGCAAAAGGCAATTATGCGGTGTTCAGGCGGTTGTTGCGGGCGCTGGTCTTGGTTGCCAAAGCAATTTGCGAAGCCGACCGAAGTGAAGTGCTGCGTGAACAGGCCGATTTGTTGATGGATCTGGCTAATGAAACGCTTGCCACCGATTATGAAAAACAGCAGCTACGACCTTTATATAAGGAGTTGAAAGTTACTCTTAACGAAAATATATAAGGTAACTTGCTGATAAATAATCGTTTGGTTTGCGCTGGAAACTATATTGCCTTAGGTGGGTTGATGCAATATAGTGTTACCATTTGTTTTAGAAATAAACCAGGCAGCCACTATGGACGAGTTTGTTGTCAGGAAGGAAATACGAATCAGCGCGGAACCTGAGCAGGTTTGGGATGCCTTGACAAATCCGGCGAAAACAAAAAAATATTTCTTTAACTGTGAAGTGTTTTCCGACTGGGAAGTTGGCAGTGCAATACGATTTATTGGTACGGTACTGCTGATTAAGAAAATCGAGATGAACGGGATTATTCTGGAAATTGAACCGAATCGGCTGTTGAAATATAGTCTGACAAATGCGGATGATAGCGATGATCCGGCAAATTTTTCGACTGTTACAGATACGTTGTCCTATGAAAATGGCGAAACTATTCTCCGTATTACGGATAATGTTGGCCAGGGTAAAGGAGCCGAAGAACGCTATCGTCGATCCGAAAAAGGATGGGATACGATTCTGAAAGGCCTGAAAGATGTAGTAAATGACAGCAAAGCGCCCTGATCTTCTACCAGGGCGCTTTGCTGTCATTTACTACCGGGGCGGATTGCCGTTGGTGGTAGTGTCGCCCTGGCTCATGTTGTTACGTCGGTTTTTTCGATTCCGTTTGTCCGATGCCTTGTTCATACCGTTCGACCGTTTCATGTCACTTCTGCGGTTGGCTCCTGTCGTTTGCATACCATAAGAGGTTCCATTCGTAGAATCGACCGTACCCGTTGAGGTAGCGGATGTACCATTTTGCCTGGCCGATCCATTGGTGCCATTGCCCGTTCCGCTGTGGCCTTGCGCTCGTACTCCAAAGCTGGTTGCTATCAGCAACATAGCTCCAATCATTCCCTTTTTCATAGCATTGAGAGTAAGTCATATGTGTGCTTTAAACGACCAATAGCAGAAATTAGCCCGGAAAAGTCG harbors:
- a CDS encoding response regulator transcription factor codes for the protein MSLIKVAIADDQVLFRKGMMAIVDTFDGMAITLEADNGRMLLDALATVDPLPDVVLLDLSMPELNGVETTKLIHKDYPTLKIIILSVYGEDRFVTHLMDLGVNAYLFKNAEPLEVERAIRAVIETDFYFNEAFLSALKNRMLVKKPRRLLTDDLPATLTAREIEVLNLICKQLTAPEIAERLSVSIRTVDGHRANLLEKTNSRNTAGLVLFAIKNRLLDPADLL
- a CDS encoding glycoside hydrolase family 15 protein; protein product: MAYSPIEDYGIIGDLNTVALVSMKGSIDHLCFPRFDSPSVFAALLDDQKGGCFQIYPVSESVKNKQLYLPDTNVLLTRFLSSEGVGELTDFMPVESEYPGNAIIRRITTVRGKLTYRMRCIPRFNYARSTHKTEHHSHELIFRSNGDDKTVLRLVSTVPLTLQDGDGYAEFTLASNEHADFSLELVTETNTPLDNLDKFVEKRLEETVTYWKNWIDQSTYRGRWMEVVHRSALVLKLMTSSEYGAPVAAPTFSLPEEIGGSRNWDYRYTWIRDASFTVYTLIRLGYLKEAGQFMAWVERQCNDINQAGLLRLMYTIDGQKDLQEIELSSLKGYKGSSPVRIGNAAHKQVQLDIYGELLDSIYLYDKYGERISYSFWQAICHQVEWVCDNWQRPDQGIWEVRGGQREFIYSRLMCWVAIDRAIKIGNMHSYPLPPLWVDVRDDIFQSIHHDFWNEKLQAFVQYKGAETVDAATLLMPLVRFISPKDPRWLSTLKQIEEQLVSDSLVYRYRPDSKIDGLKGGEGTFSMCTFWYVECLSRSGQLYKARLYFEKMLGYANHLGLYAEQLGFCGEHLGNFPQAFTHLGLISAALNLNDQLNDERNQQIED
- a CDS encoding DUF2254 domain-containing protein, whose product is MTTRLREYWQLLRESLWFVPALLVFGSFGLAYALIQFDAHTAWQGQKQFPLLFGTGAEGSRGMLTAIASSMLTVAALAFSLTLATITQVSSQYSPRVLRNFMRDRINQVVMGYFIAVFTYCLVVLGTIRGTDEQKFVPATAVLVGLVLALGGVAALIFFIHHIAESLQTGTIVQHIFYETTNAIEKMFPDRFGEPIDDPRKAEAALRYADEQTGWEPVLSHQVGYLQQINTDGLLNWAKKHQVVLRIEEPMGAFVGEGTVLFSVRSDMERPDPAEADWPDDLVSYVSIGRHRNIEQDIGFGIQQLVDIALKALSPGINDTTTAIMAVDYLGAIGELLARREFPARLRSDGQHLRVLVRATDFNKYMRLMFDLTRINAKGNYAVFRRLLRALVLVAKAICEADRSEVLREQADLLMDLANETLATDYEKQQLRPLYKELKVTLNENI
- a CDS encoding SRPBCC domain-containing protein; the encoded protein is MDEFVVRKEIRISAEPEQVWDALTNPAKTKKYFFNCEVFSDWEVGSAIRFIGTVLLIKKIEMNGIILEIEPNRLLKYSLTNADDSDDPANFSTVTDTLSYENGETILRITDNVGQGKGAEERYRRSEKGWDTILKGLKDVVNDSKAP